The DNA sequence TCAATAATCCCCAAACCACCGCCATTGAACCCACatcgctctctctctcaatgTCTCTCTTCCTCTCCTGCACAGCCTCAGCCTCGGGCTCATCCCTCTTTCAGGAACATCCACCACATTACTCCTCATCACCCCAGCCTGCCGCCATGTCCGCCACCGCTTTACTACAGAAGGCTGCCCAAATGGGCGTCACCGCCTCCAACGCCGCCTCGTTTCTCCGAGGCTCCGGGCTCTCAATATCGCCATCTCCCAGCCAAGCCACTTTTCCCTCCATGACGGCTGGGCTGGAACTTGGATTTGGAAACGAGCCTGCCACACGAGATCTCCTTGGACTTGGCATGGGCGGCGCAACCCCCGGCAGCGGTTTTTCGGGTCTTTTTACGTCCTTTGGTGAAGCTGCTGCACCTTACGGCGGCGGCGGGAGTAATGGTTCGTAAAAATCAACTTTTGTGTAATGTGTATAACAGCTGTTGTTTATTTTGGTGTACAGAAAACGAAGACATGCAGCTAGCTGCTGGGGTTACCACGTGGTACTACcataattcttaaattttgtttcatatattgtcgaataattatataatatgtcCCTTTTTCCATTAACTTATGCTTTTCTtgtcttattattattaaattttattcttaaaataattatcattataaTTCAACTCTTTTTAGTAAACccagtttttattttaattttaattttaattttattttcacttattTTTGTCAAATATTTAAGATAGAATCACTCAATTAAATACAACTTAAAAACAGTCTCTGTTGAAACAAAGATTGAGCGTTCCAATCTGGGCCATTGCCTGGTCAGATTCCCACGTTGTATTCAGTGTGCTGAGCTGGCAATACCATCACTCTGATAGTTGGGTCAGCTTCACTTATTACGGTAGGTCCATGGTCTTCCACGTGGCGTTGCGGGTCTGCTCAGCTACGTCATGGAAAGAATACGTGGCGTCGTTTCGGTTTCTGGGCCTAAGGCCAGCTGACGTGGGAGACACTTGTAGCATTCTAAGTGGGCTTATATTATAGCTGTTTTTAGAGCTATAATATAACATTTCTAAGATAAGCTTGaagttttttattcaaaataatctgtcttttaatttacatttcattaaataaatatttatttaaaatacaattttgtccatctaaatttaatttctatatttttaataaatcttctattattatcttaaattaatttaataattaacaaaatttatcCAATAcgaaaattatattaagatataagATATAATAGAATTAATcacatataaattaataaactaattatgactcaatatatttatagtcattaaataataaaaataatttttaattatgatgtttatttttttaataataaaggcTAATTTTTcatactaaattattaaatatttaaaagtgtaaaggttaaaatggtaaaaaccaaaaattttggactaaattattatttttatacaaatttaaaattaaaaagagataaaaaaaaatgaaatatatatatatatatatatatatatatatatatatatatatatggcgTGCACCTATTTGATATGGATATATATTCTAAAGTATATAATATTcatacattaattattttaaactttcaaccttatattatatatatatatatatatatatcacattcaaatattcataataaataactttcaactatattttatttttcttccgaGTAAAGCTTTGATACAATAATTTGCGGGTTACTTTCATTCGCTATATTTATTCACGAGCTTGTAGAAAGCTCGTGTGTTGTGGCAAcaacaatatatttaaagtaCAGACAATTACGtctcataaaatttattccatgtgttaatattaataaaatttatagtaaGAAAACTCCATCTACTTTAAAAATTGGAAGGGTTCAAATCTTTCTATCCTCCGAACcctaaaacttcaaaaacccatcactagtagatattatatgctttgacccgttacgtagtGCTGTTAGTTTcacggctttaaaacgcatgtGTTAGGGAGAGGTATCTACACCCTAATGCTGTGTGGGCGAAACTAGCTTCTTGAGTTGCAAGCAGAGAAGAGAGACTTGAGCCGGGACTTAGTTAAGCGAGTCCCGAGTGACTACGAGCGATGTGATACTCGGGGCGGTCGAGAAATTATgggatttaaaaataaaaaaaatgtaaaaaaaaattgaatgaaaaagaaaatgaagagatgGATGAATGGCcaaaaagaaggagaaggagaagcaGAGCACGTGGTGGGAAGAGAGAAGGGTTTGGAAAGGGCAAAACAATGAGACACAAACTTCCACTGTATCATCTTCTTGCTCTTAGCTTCGCCATTATTCAATCTCCGCTCTACTTTTCGCcactttcttccctttcccaCTCCCACAATTCACCCATTTCTCAACCCTTTGACGCGCACACACACAGCGAGAGGCGGCCAAACGAGGATTTTCGGCCTTGTTTCTGGTCCCTCTCCTTCCCTTTTCCCCTTCCCCTGTTTCTGTATTTCATTCTTCCACTTCTTGATCTTTCTGGGTTTGATTTTTGGTTTTAATGCTCTCTCGCCGAAGCTGCTGCGTCGTTTCGATGCCCTTTCTTGGATCCTCTTGAATCCGTGAGTTTTCTTGTTCGATTCACCTTCCATTTGcgtttttgttgtttcttgCGATGTTTCTGAACtggcttttgttttttgatgTCTGTGGATGTTGAATTGTTCCGGTTTTCTTGGTTTGTGAGATATAAGAACTCGTGGGTGTtgaattgtttgtttgttttatgtgTTTTTGCTATTGAATCTGTGTATTATCGTCCCTTGGTTCCTTATCTTGATTTGTAATGATTGAGGTCTGTAACGCTCTAGCAGAAATCATGGTTTCCCGTTTTGGAGTTTCCTTTTCTGGTTTGGTTATTGTCATTCAGATCTGAGTTCAATTTTACAATTATGTTCTTCTTGAATTGCTTACTGTAACCGTTCAATTCCTGAATTGAAGAACGTGCTGCTGGTTCTACCAAATGCCTAATGATTGattgttttgttgttgattTCCCGAGGCACATTTGCTCGTTAGAAATCTTTCATGATATTGCTCCTTTGATTTGAAGAACCTAGTTCTGCTACTTTACTGGGATCTCGTCTCCTTCCAGTGATAACCATTGGGGAATTTTCATGGACTAGTTCAAGGTTTTATGTAATTTCGGtttgattttgaaagttttggaCTGGAGGCACAATATGTTTGCCTCGATAGTGTCAACAATGTGGGAATCTTAGCTTTTAGGAGTGTTGATAATAAATTCCTGTCGTATGTGTATCTGTCGGGTTGTCCATCTAAACCTGAGGCTGTTATAGATGCAATAACAAAACTTCGTATGAAAATATTTCGAGAAATCTATGAAGATCGAATTAAGGGGAGAACTTAGCTGGTTTGTAAATGCACCACAACTTTGTTTTCTATatccatttatattttttcggATTTCCTTGAACTTTGATCAAAATGTTGCATCGACTGGATATGTGGACTGGCTTGACCTGCGTGTTGAGCTAAAAGCATTAAGCTGATCAGGTGTTCTTGTTCCATGTCTTGGTAATGGTTGTAAGATCTATTTAGATTTTGGATATGGAAATGCAAGCACTGTCAATTGTTCGAGTTATTAGCCTCCTCTAGTGTAGTGGGGTAAGGGAACTAACATATCTTCTTTATATAGTAAAGAATTAAAGTATAAAACGAATGAAGAAGTCGTGATGACGATGGGGCTACCTAGcttttttgaaaagaaactattatttattataatcattgtgtaacagcccaagcccaccgctagcagatattgtcctctttaggcttttttccttttgggcttcccctcaaggtttttaaaatgcgtctgctagggagaggtccacactcttatgaaaaatgcttcgttcccctctccaaccgatatggtatctcacaatccaccccctttggggcccaacgtcctcgctgacacttgttcctctctccaattgatgtgggatctcactcaTTATCTTTTTAGATTTGGAATTGTGATAAGATTGTGAGGTTAAAGAGTTTATGTAATCATTATTTACAAGTTTGTATCAACTGAAGAACAGAttcaatcttttttcaaaactaGGCTAACAAAATGAGGGGAAACTATTTCTAGAAAACAATGAATTCAGCAACTTTCTGGTCATTTTATCTATAGCAATTCCATCAGATTCTGCTAGCGTCTTAGCACATTCATGGCGTGGTGCTCGAGTAAGATAGAGAGTAATCACATAAAGTTGAAACTTGCACAGTTTTTACTCTTTCCAAAATTGAGGGGTGAagatattttcatatattagGCCAAAGTTCATCAGCCATCTGAAAATGATATCACGAATCTATCATTGTCTTCGGACATCCCCATATCGGTTATTTATTCGCTTCTGTCCATATAACAGGTTGCAGAAGGGCATCAGCTGAATTCAAGGTTTTCTTTGtcaacaaaatgaaaatgaagctTGGATCCAAGAAATGGAAATCCATCGTCCCTCGttttaaaggaaaatcatCAGCTCCCTCGTTTTCTCTAGTTTCCAAATCTAAGTCGGTTAAATATTGTCCAGACAAAACGCCGGTCTATCTAAATGTGTACGATTTAACCCCGATGAATGGTTATGTCTATTGGGCAGGCCTTGGTATCTTTCACTCTGGTGTAGAAGGTAATGTCACAAGCTTATCTTACAAGACCATCTTTGATCTGAATTTAGAAAGTTTGTAATGCATTTTATTCCTTTCTGAGAGTAAAATGTATGCATTGTGCAGTCCATGGTGTAGAATATGCATTTGGAGCTCATGACTATCCAACCAGTGGCGTTTTTGAAGTTGAACCTCGACAATGCCCCGGCTTCAAATTCAGGAGGTCAATATTGATTGGCTCGACCTGCCTCAATCGTCATGAAGTCAGAGAGTTCATGGAGCAACGCTCTTCGAGCTACCATGGTGATACATATCACCTCATCGTGAAGAACTGTAATCATTTCTGCAAGGACGTCTGTCATCAGTTGACTGGGAAATCAATTCCGAAATGGGTAAATCGACTCGCTAAAATAGGTACCTCTTCTGTTCCATTCCCTCTTAGAAGTGATTTTCCAGCTGAATCCCATCATCTAAATGCTCGTTCTATCGATTTGATTCCAAAAAGTTTCCAGCTACAATACAATTTTCCTTAGTTATGAGAacctaacataacatatcctGTTCTATAGTCTCTGATTTTCTTGTTTGGCTAGCTTCCATCATCCTACTATTTATTTTGCAAGTTTAATAAAGGACGAACATTACAGGTTCCGTTTGTAATTGCATACTTCCCGACTCCCTTAGAATATCTGCCGTAAGACACGATCCCACGTACCCACCATATGAGACCGAGAGGACGAAGCTGAGGAATGTTTCCAGTTGCTTGTCTACTATATCAAGTCAGCAGAAGCAGCTGTCTTCATCTTCATTATTTCTACGGTCGCCATCGAAAGGCTGGGAATTGAAGAAGCCGAACGGCGATCCCCCTCATGCCTCAAAGGATAGGTGAGAAAATTTGATTGTGTTATAAGTATGTTTTCTTGGAAGAGAAGggaaagttattattatttcgatTTCACATAATTTGTTGGGAGATAGGTTGGTGAGTATATTATGGTGGCAAATCTCTGTTAGATAACAAACCATTAGCCTTGCAGTGTAAATGTATGTCTGTTTCTGGATCGTATCAATGAATGGTCCTTACCATGCAGCTCTCTGTCATTTCAAGCTACCCCCAACCCTCAAAAGGTAAGTGTCTAAAACTATGGATACTCATATCCATTCTCTGAATTTCTTGGCCTTTTAAGTGAATTCTGTATGGTTTTTACCATTAATTTTGTATGACATGGCTAACTGGTACTGTGATATACATGAATGACAGAGAAAAGTAGACAAATAGACAAAATATAGCGACAAAGCATAAGATTTGTTATGTTGGGCTGCTTTATTTTGTCTACTTGTTCTTCCTTTGTCATTTGTTATGTTGTACCAATATTTGTTTGATAAACATATCGATTCTTCGTTTTAGTTAATGATGTTGATAGCAATTTTGTAGAATCGTGATTTAAAgtttactgagtataatttgaagttttaagtTCTAAAGCTAAGTTCGAGAGTAAACAATAGGGTCAAGATAGGAGTTTTTCGAGGGGAAAAAAACCCTTTTCCCTTGATAGTTTACGAGGGGTGGGATTAGAATATCTGACCTTTATAGATGTTTGTTGACTTATAACTCTCTATTCTACATTGCAACGNNNNNNNNNNNNNNNNNNNNNNNNNNNNNNNNNNNNNNNNNNNNNNNNNNNNNNNNNNNNNNNNNNNNNNNNNNNNNNNNNNNNNNNNNNNNNNNNNNNNNNNNNNNNNNNNNNNNNNttttttttttttttttttttttttttttttttttttttttttttttttttttttttgtgtttgtgaaattttaacgacttttgtttgatttattttagtGAAGACATTCATCTTCTAAGAAAGATTTATCTATAGTACTTTTccattctaaaaaaatgtgaagtgTTCGATCATTATGACCAACTTTTTTCATGTTTATGGATTCAAA is a window from the Cucurbita pepo subsp. pepo cultivar mu-cu-16 chromosome LG07, ASM280686v2, whole genome shotgun sequence genome containing:
- the LOC111798348 gene encoding deSI-like protein At4g17486 isoform X2, which gives rise to MKMKLGSKKWKSIVPRFKGKSSAPSFSLVSKSKSVKYCPDKTPVYLNVYDLTPMNGYVYWAGLGIFHSGVEVHGVEYAFGAHDYPTSGVFEVEPRQCPGFKFRRSILIGSTCLNRHEVREFMEQRSSSYHGDTYHLIVKNCNHFCKDVCHQLTGKSIPKWVNRLAKIGSVCNCILPDSLRISAVRHDPTYPPYETERTKLRNVSSCLSTISSQQKQLSSSSLFLRSPSKGWELKKPNGDPPHASKDRVSCKLDVVVIH
- the LOC111798348 gene encoding deSI-like protein At4g17486 isoform X1 → MKMKLGSKKWKSIVPRFKGKSSAPSFSLVSKSKSVKYCPDKTPVYLNVYDLTPMNGYVYWAGLGIFHSGVEVHGVEYAFGAHDYPTSGVFEVEPRQCPGFKFRRSILIGSTCLNRHEVREFMEQRSSSYHGDTYHLIVKNCNHFCKDVCHQLTGKSIPKWVNRLAKIGSVCNCILPDSLRISAVRHDPTYPPYETERTKLRNVSSCLSTISSQQKQLSSSSLFLRSPSKGWELKKPNGDPPHASKDSVNVCLFLDRINEWSLPCSSLSFQATPNPQKGKL